In Miscanthus floridulus cultivar M001 chromosome 5, ASM1932011v1, whole genome shotgun sequence, one genomic interval encodes:
- the LOC136455110 gene encoding uncharacterized protein yields MKSGQVANLDDVILDRPNSVPTTFELDDDANDTLYANSSAEDVSEEEASEGHLETKHSYYLRFNKSEPSPRFVIGMKFTGKNSSRKQLSGKRCLLSTNSKTDHCQVASLNDLHTCPPRRDNKLVTASRIAEKYEKFIMANPTWSLERMRTTIQEEMFAMVSISKLKRAKAIVMQKELDATKGQYQLLYRYQLELLRSNPGSTVIVKKELQLEPPVFQRMYICLDACKKGFMAGYRKVLGLDGCFFKGATNGELLCAIGRDANIQMYPIAWAVVEKENNGSWDWFCDILFKDVGVGDGEGWVIISDQ; encoded by the exons ATGAAGAGTGGACAAGTAGCAAATCTAGATGATGTCATCTTGGATAGGCCAAATTCTGTGCCAACCACATTTGAGCTTGATGATGATGCAAATGACACCCTATATGCTAACAGCAGTGCAGAGGATGTGTCAGAGGAGGAAGCAAGTGAGGGGCACTTAGAGACCAAGCACAGCTATTACCTAAGGTTCAACAAGAGTGAACCTAGTCCTAGGTTTGTGATTGGCATGAAGTTCACTGGGAAAAACAGTTCAAGAAAGCAGTTATCAGGCAAA AGATGTTTGTTGTCAACCAATTCAAAGACAGACCACTGCCAGGTGGCTAGTCTAAATGATTTGCACACATGCCCCCCAAGGAGGGACAACAAGTTAGTAACTGCTAGTAGGATTGCAGAGAAGTATGAGAAGTTCATAATGGCCAACCCAacatggagtttggaaagaatgaGAACCACAATTCAAGAGGAGATGTTTGCTATGGTAAGCATCTCAAAACTGAAAAGAGCAAAGGCCATTGTCATGCAGAAAGAACTAGATGCAACCAAAGGCCAATACCAACTTCTATACAGATATCAGCTTGAATTATTGAGAAGTAATCCTGGCAGCACAGTCATTGTCAAAAAAGAACTTCAGTTGGAACCACCAGTATTCCAGAGAATGTATATTTGTCTGGATGCATGTAAAAAAGGATTCATGGCAGGGTATAGAAAAGTGTTAGGTCTAGATGGTTGCTTCTTTAAGGGTGCAACGAATGGGGAGCTTCTATGTGCAATAGGAAGGGATGCCAACATCCAGATGTATCCCATAGCATGGGCAGTAGTAGAGAAGGAAAACAATGGATCATGGGACTGGTTTTGTGACATTTTGTTCAAAGATGTTGGAGTGGGAGATGGGGAGGGGTGGGTTATCATATCTGATCAATAG